ATAAAAATGGTGCATTTGTAGTTGGTAGAAAAGGCGGGGTTAAAAGCCAGCTGCTGGGCAGTTAAAGTATGCCACAGTCTAAATTATAAGCCATAACACTATGTAACTATAATCGTAGCACATCACCCATTAGCAGAATGAATAGCAAAATAAAATATTTAAAAATATCAATGACCCGTACTTATGCCAAGTTAATCACTTGATAAGCGGTTTTATCATTAAGCGCTACCCACACAAGCTGCTAGCATGACTATTGTTAACCATAACGGTATCAGATTTTACCCTATAATTTTTATCTCAATAAATATTGTCATAAAAAACGGTTTAATAACACTCATATAATAAACTTAACTTTATAGAGAGCTACCATGCGACACCTCGCCAAAGCTATCAAAGTATTACCCCACACTAATCCTTCTTTGCATTCTTTAGTGTCCGCTCAGACCCGTATGTCTCCGCGATTTTTAGCAATAAGTGGCGCGGTTACCGCGGTAATATTGCTGGCTGGCTGCAGTCCAACCCAAGCAACCCAAGATGGTGACCCTGCGAATCAGGCGGCTAGTACGAATCAAGATGTCGATTTACTGAACGTCTCTTATGATGTGTCGCGCGATTTTTATAGAGAATATAACACATTGTTTAGTACGGCCTATAAGGCGAAGTATCCGGGTAGTAAAGTGGCTGTCAACCAATCACATGGCGGTTCAAGCAAACAAGCACTGTCAGTCGCGAATGGCCTACAAGCAGATGTGGTGACCTTCAATCAAAATACTGATATGAATCTGTTAGTAGAAAAAGGGCTGGTCGCCTCTGACTGGCAACAGGCGCTACCGAACAATGCCGTACCTTATACCAGTACCATGGTGCTGTTAGTCCGGACGGGAAATCCTAAGAATATTCAAGATTGGCAAGACTTGGCACGTACTGGTGTCGAGGTTGTGATGCCAAATCCGAAGACCAGCGGCACTGCGCGTTATGCTTTTTTGGGTGCCTATGGCTATGGCTTGCATCATTTTAAAGAGTCTATGTCCATGAAAGAACCATTGCCAACCCAAACCAATGCCTATATCAAAGATCTATTGGCAAATGTGGTTACTTATGACAATGGCGCCCGGGCTGCGACCACCAGCTTTACCCAGCGCATGCTAGGTGATGTGCTCATTACGACCGAAAATGAGGCGCATTTAGCCGTTAAGGAATTTGCTAAAGGTAGGGTTGAGATTGTTTATCCCAGCTATTCTATCGCTATTAATAATCCGGTGGCGGTGGTCAAAACTGTCGCCGATAAAAACGGTAGCACAGACGCGGCAAACGCTTATCTAAAAGGTCTATGGGATAAGCCGGCGCAACAGCTGATGGCGCAGATGTATCTACGCCCCAGTGATAAAGAAGTGTTGGCTGCCAATAAAAATACACTGCCTAATATCGATACCTTTGAGCCGGTGGCGGTGTTTGGATCTTGGGAGCAGATTATGGACACTATTTTTGTCGATGGCGGACTGTATGATCGGCTGGCACGTCGTCAATAGTCTTTTTTGGCTGACAACTACAAAATAACCACTATTTTTTATAGATGATTAATACAATCTTGTTATTCCATTTTGGCAATAACATACGCATATTCATCATTAAACATAATAAGCTAGCGCTGTTAGCATAACGGCATTACATCATATATTACATTGAGGCACTTATGACAACTTACGCAGCAGGAAAAGCGCTAGGCAAAAAATCCAGCCCTTATAAAAATAAAGCGCTTGGGGTATTAAGTAT
The sequence above is a segment of the Psychrobacter sp. PL19 genome. Coding sequences within it:
- a CDS encoding sulfate ABC transporter substrate-binding protein, with the translated sequence MSPRFLAISGAVTAVILLAGCSPTQATQDGDPANQAASTNQDVDLLNVSYDVSRDFYREYNTLFSTAYKAKYPGSKVAVNQSHGGSSKQALSVANGLQADVVTFNQNTDMNLLVEKGLVASDWQQALPNNAVPYTSTMVLLVRTGNPKNIQDWQDLARTGVEVVMPNPKTSGTARYAFLGAYGYGLHHFKESMSMKEPLPTQTNAYIKDLLANVVTYDNGARAATTSFTQRMLGDVLITTENEAHLAVKEFAKGRVEIVYPSYSIAINNPVAVVKTVADKNGSTDAANAYLKGLWDKPAQQLMAQMYLRPSDKEVLAANKNTLPNIDTFEPVAVFGSWEQIMDTIFVDGGLYDRLARRQ